The window TCCTTACGTTGTATGTATAAAGTGCAATCCGTTCGAATGATCTATGCTGGTGTATCGTCCGACCCGATCGGCCGACCCGACTGTTCTCATCACGCGCCCAGGCCGAACCCGGTTCAGAGTTCGGACAATGGGCGGGAAACGAAACAGGAGACGGGCGTGACCAATGTATTGCGAGGAGTACATACTCCGATCCTCGAAAAGATCCTCGAACTCTATACCGACCTCTATCTTCACGACGGCTTCGGGACCGTCACCGTGGAGATGCGCTTCCTCAGGCGGGGTCAAAAAGAAATCATCGTCAGCAGCGGAAAGGAATACCGCTTTGTGGTGGATTGGCCGGAAGGCGCTCGCGAGGAGGGGAAGTGATGCGCCCCTCCACGTCTCCCGCGAGCAGCCGCTCCCTACCTCCCGGATCGGCCTTTCACTCGGCGACCTTCCGTGACGACGATGACGGGCGGCAAGTGGTGCGTACCGTTGATTACCGGCAAATCTGTCAGGCAGACTACATCAACACTCCTTCACAGCCGGTACGCAACACACGACCGGCGCTCCAACACACCCGCGCCGAACCCAAACGACGATCCTCCATTCGTTGTTTTGGGAAGCGTGGGGACGGGGCGTCGGTCGTGCCGGTCGGTCAACCCACCCCCCGGTCCCTCCGAGGAGGGGAGTGGATCGCGGATGCGTGGGGTTTGGAAGTTTTCCAGGAATCCAAGCGTGACACCTGGCGAGTGGACCGCAGATGCGTGGGGTTTGGTCCTGCTCTCCATGGCCAAGGCTGAAGGAACGCGGAAAGTACGGCGTAGATTCCCCTCCTGGGAGGGGCCAGGGGTGGGTTCTGCAGTCTGAAGAAGAAATGATCGCCGCTCCGGCATTGAGAATTCCCCCCATACGCCCCGCTGGAGCTGTTTACCGAGCCCGAGGTCTACACTTTCGTCGCCTGGGGCCAACTTGAGCAGGGAGAGATGGATCGGTTGATTCGGGAGCAGCGGAGAAAAGCACGGGCGCAATCCGATGAATAGCTGACGCGAAGGCGTCGATGTTGTGACTGGAAAGAATGATTGGATGGCCGACGTTTCGTCACGGATCGATCAATACGAAAGGAGTAAACGGAATGACGGTGTTGCAAAGGAAGACGGTGGGGGCTGGCTTGCTGAGTTTGGCCTTGATTTTGGGAACGTGGATCTCGCCCGGCCCGGTTGCGGGCGGTAAGTATCCGGCGGAGATTGAGAACCTGCCGCCCATCACCATTGTCAAGGACGGCCAGGCGCGACATTTGGCCTTGACCGATGTTTTCGAGTTTTACGGCAACAGTTGCATGAGTTCGTCATCGGCCTTTCTGGCGACGAGTCATGGTTTGCGGGTGCTGTTCGGCGACGAGCCCGCGGATTTGGCGGACTTGGTGATCGTTACGCCGTCGGCGGGTGGAAGCATTGACTTCCTGGACCTGTTGATGCGCGACGACCCCAGGCAGCGGACCTGGCCTCCGGCCGGGATCAGCGGCGGCGCGGATAACTTCGTGTTCCAGTTCTACCGCAAATCCACCATGCAGGGCGTGATCGTCAAGTACAAGGACGGCTTGTGGCCCGCGGACTGGTTCGATCTGCGCGCCAAGCAGAAGGCCGGAACCATTACGGATGCTGAGCGACAGCGGCGCGTCGAGGCCCGCCGGCTTGTGCAGGAAGTTTTTCCGACCATGGCCCCTGAAGATCTGTTCGAAACGTCCGACGTATTCACCTTTGTTTCCTGGGGGCATATCAACCCCGGCGAACTGGACAGGCTTGGCCGGGAACAGCGCCGCGCTGCCCGGGCTCAAGCCGCGGAGCAATAGGCTGCCTGAAAGAGGGAAGTGTCGAAAAACGGTATCGGCCGGTGCGGGACTGGCGATGAAGAGGCAACGATTTCTATCATGCGGTTGCGTCGCGGTCTGTGGGGGATCGACGCGGAAGCACGGAAACGGAGGTTTGTCATGACAGGCTTGAGGAAGCGGTACAGACGAGGAGAGCAGGGCTTCACCCTGCTGGAAATCCTGGTGGTCGTGGCTATCATGGGCTTTCTGGTGGCCATGGTCGCGCCGCGGTTCGCGGGGGTCACCGAAGGGACGGTTCAGGTTGTCGGCGACACCAGCAAGAGCAGGGGAGACCAGATGATTTCGGCGTTCTATGAGCAAAAAAGCCGTTATCCCAGTGGACTGGTCAATCTGGTGATGACCGATGGTGATACATTGGCGGATGCCCGCTACCAGATCCCCTACGTGGACAACGAGGATCCCGGAGACGGACCAGAGGTGCTGCGCTTCAACCACAACAACAACCACAAGTTCATGATCCATATTCTGAACGATGACGAGGCAAGAGAACTGCGCAACCTGGGCGTCAGCCGGATGTACAACCTGAACCAGTACGGCGAGGTTTTGGGGTCGTCTTGGGATGGTAATCCTGTTCAGGCCGGGGACACGGTGGGAAGGAGAGCTGATGCTGACCATACGGAAAGAACCTATAACTGGAACAATGTTGTAGTGGTTGCGGAAAATGACAAGCGACCGCACATGGAGGCCGTGGTGCCGCGTGAAGGCGTGGGCGTGGCCATGTCCATAGTCGGGTTCGAGGCGGATGACGCCACGGAATTCTTATATGTCGGTGCTCCCCGTCCGCCGTCCGCTCCCCGCGCGGACAGTTTCGGGCGTATCGTGTTCGGGCTGGGACCGGAAACCGAACTGGTCACCAGCGGCATGGCCTCCAATGCCGGCCGCACCCCGGTGGCCACCACCACGGAAAACTACACCTGGGACGGCTACTACATCCTCATGCCCCGGCTGACAGCCACTTCCGAGCGGCTCAAGGCGGCCACGTTTACCAATATCGTGGATGCCAACTCCGCACGGAACCTCCCGACCAACTTTAATGATCCCGCAAACCCCAACCGCGGGCAGATCGTTGCCGTGGGCTATCCCGCTGGGACAAATTTGACAGCCGGAGAGATTGTTAACGGTGCCGGCGTGATCCAGGATGGTGTCGCCCAGTACGCCAAGCGGGTCGTTGATCTGCTGGAACCCCACGCGACCTGGGATTTCGCTTCCATGCCCACGGAGCAGGATTTGCGCTGGAGCTTGGTTTTTAACGTGAGCGAGTTGCCGTAAATGAATGATGTTCAACGTTCGTTGTTCTTTGTTCGTCGTTGGCGGGTTGCGGGGATGCTTTGGCATCTCCGCAACCACCAGCCAACCCGGCAAGGGCAATTTAGAGGAGCAAGCAGATCCATCGGCTGAACTCCAACCCGTCCGCGCCAGACAACAAAGAACGAAGAACAACGAACAGAAAAACACTATTAAGGAGGTGATGCCAACCAAGTAAAACGCTTCCCCTGTCGCGGCGAGGGGCCGGAAGGGGAGAGGTGGTGGGGAGGATTTAAGTACGTCAGGGATGACGTAGGCGGGGATTCTCTTCACCGGCCTGGAAGATTCGAGTTCGTGGTTATTTTGTTTCGCGGTAGACTCTGGGGGTGAGTTGCTGCTCCATTCAAACCCTCATTTTTTATACGGAGTTAATCTCATGTTGAAACGGAAAATGAACCGGAAACAAGGACAGCAAGGCTTCACCCTTCTGGAAATCCTGGTGGTCGTGGCCATCATGGGCTTCCTGGTCGCCATGGTCGCCCCGCGCTTCGCGGGCATCACCGACGGCACCATCGACGTGGTGTGCGACACGAACCAGCAGCGGATGATCTCAGCCCTGTCCGCGTATAGTGAACAGAAAGGCAGACTGCCCGGCGGCATGGTCAACCTGGTGGATGAATCTGATGGCGAATACTTCCGTCCCACGCACACCGGCGAACTGGAATACCCGGACGAGGGAACGGCCACCTTTTTTGAGGAGTTCTTCGAGCGTAATCTGTTCCAGGTGCATATCCTGGACGCGGCTGAAGTATCTGAACTGCGCGCCATGGGCATCGGCTCTGTGTACAACCTGAATGCCTACAACTACGACGGCATTGATTTTGATGAGTATGACCAGATGGATGCGGCTATCGCTGTAGATGACCGAGAGTCCACCCTGCGTCGTGTATCAGTCGCTGAAGGCCTGGGCGTGCTCATGGTCGGCATGGGTGCTGAAGATGCCACTTCTGATGTTGAAGGCCCCGGGGTGCTTACGACTGCCGGCGTTCTTAATTCTGACTACGACGAATGGGGCAACCCCGATTGGCTCGGCCGCATCATGCTGGGCATCGGCCCGGATTCCGACCTGATTAAGGAAGGCATGATCTCCGCTGCCGGCTTGTGCCCCGGCGGGATCAACAAAGACGATGTGCATTGGAACAACTACAATGTGCTCCTGCCGCGCCTGGAAGCCACCGTTGATCGCTACGAAGACGGCATGATGACCTACCTGTTCGCCAAGGCCAACGGCGGTTCCATTCGTGAGTTCAACCTGAAAGAAGCCCAGCCCGGCTACATGTTCATCACCCAATGCCCGGAAGGCCATCGTTTCGCCACGGCTGAGGAGTTCGAGGAATGGGCGATCTACGCCGCTGCTGACGATACTGAAGCTGCCCGCACAGCCGCTGAAACCGCTTTGGAAGAATTCTTCGAAGACTAGGCTGGATATTGACCTGACCTAATCCTCCATTCCAACACTCAACCCCGCGGGAGGAGCTTTCCGGCTCCTCCCGTGGATTTTAATAATAAGAATTGCTTTCATCTTCGCATGCCACCCAGGAAGGGGATCGTTCGCCTCGTCCACCTCGTACGAGTCCTCCAAGCGGTTTCTCCTTCCTGGGTGAGATGAGAAGATGTTTTACCGAAGATGTTATTTCGTTCTTGGTTCTTTGTTCTTCGTTTGCCGGAGGCGTTGTTTCGTTCTTGGTTCTTTGTTCTTCGTTTGCTGACGCGGTGAAATGGAGTCCAGAACAGGATGAGGGGTTGGCGAGTAGATAAGGGATTTACGCGAGGAGCGCGGTGCAGTTCCCCTCCTGGGAGGGGAATGAGATGCGGTTTCGCTGACATACAGGGTTTATTCCTCGCCTCCTGGAACTGCCCAGGAGCCAAGAACGAAGAACAAAGAACATTTATAACCCGTGAGGGTGCAGTCATGAAAAGACAATCTGGATTTACCCTGCTCGAAGTGCTCATCGTCATCGGCATCATGGGCCTGATAGCGGCCATGGTTTCGCCGCGTTTCGGCGGGATCAGGGACGCGGCCGGGGTGGTCATCCGGGACAACAACCAACAGCGCATGACCGCGGCCGTGGCTTCGTACTGGGAGGATCATGAGGTTTTTCCTTCGGGCTTGGTCAATCTGGTCTATGAGGACGGAGGTCCGGATGAGTATGATCGATCAGCCCGATACAAAATGCCGACTCATGAAGGAAATCTGGTCCATGAAGGCAAGGTGACCTTTGACGAGGACTTCTTCACCCGGCTCAACCTCCGCGTGCATATCCTGAATGAAGATGAAGCCCGGGAACTGCGGCGGATGGGGATCATGACTCTCTATAACCTGAACAGCTATGATTATCATGGGGTTGATGAAGGCGTCGTTACTCCAATCGTTGAAGGAGATAGAGAAGACCGCATGCGCCAGGTTGGGCGTGGGGTAAATGACGATGATCCCCGTATCCGGGCCGACCTGGGCGTGCTCATGGTGGGGTTGGGATGGGATACCTCGGTTGGTCCGGCAAGTTGGATCGGGCCGGCCACGACGGAAGCGAGCATCAGGACCACCGGCTGGACCCACCCGGATTCCATAGGTCGAATCATTCTGGGGCTGGGGCCGGAAACCGAGTTGATCAACAAAGATATTATTTCCTCGGCGGGTCTGTGCCCTGACGGCCTGCGCAATGACCGGACCACCTGGAACCACTACAGCCTTCTCCTGCCTCGCTTACAGGCTACCGTGGACCGGATGAATGCAACTTCAAGTCTTGACCACTTGAAAATGATCACCGCCAGACCCGCGAATGGCCCGGTACGGGAATTCAACCTGCTGACCGTGCAACCACGCTACCGCTTCAACATCTACTCCCCTTCAGGGCTTCTCGGGAATGATCCGGAAAATAATCTGACGTGGGAGATAATTGATCCAGCGACTGAGACTTAGGGATGAGGGAGAGGGGGGACGTTTTTTTTGTTCTTCGTTCTTTGTTCTTCGTTGGTGCATGCGCGAGAGTGTGGAGACTGATGGGTGGAACTGGATTCTCGACGAACGACGAACGAAGAACGAAGAAGTAGTCCGTTACTATTTAAAGGCGAACAATGAACCAAGAGCATGGTGTGAACGCCAAGTCCGGCTTCACCTTCCTGGAAATCCTCATCGTGATCGGGATCATGGGGCTTGTTGCGGCCATGATCTGGCCGATGCGGGAAACATTGGGCGACTCGCAGCGGGAACGGGTGACAAATAATAAAATGGACTCCATTGTTGAAGCCATCCTCGGACATGAACACCTCAAGGACCCCTACGACATGGGCCGGACCATCGGCGGGTATGTGGGGGACATGGGTGATTGGCCCAAGTTGTTCGAGCCGGGCGGGAATGGCGGCGTGGGCGGAAAGCGAGGCGAGTTTGTCGACGATCGCTTCCAGTGGTTGCGGCCGTTCGGTGAGGTATCGGACATGGCTAAGGAAAGTCTGGGCCAGCCCCGTGGGCTGTGGACTCGGTATGTAACCGACGAAAGTGATGAGCATGCCCTCCCTAAAGATGATTGGAAAGGCCCTTACCTGACCCCGCCGGTGACCCGTAATCCGGCCTTGGGTAGTAATTACGCAAAAAATCCGGATGAGTACGAGCTGCTTGACGAGACGGACCGGGGCTATTTCCATCTCCTGCAAGGCAGAGAACAGCTCACGGACGGCTGGAACAGGGCGTTTCGGTTTTTTATCACGGACGGCGGCGAAACCTTCTGCATCGTTTCCATGGGACAGCAGGGTTTTGGGTACGAACCAGGGTATGAGCAGAACTGCGACGAGGATTCCCCGGAAAACCAGGGCAAGATTATCAGGGCGTTGCATAAAAGCGACTGGGAGGCGGTAGTGGCGGCGCGAGCTTTGCGCAGCACTTCCAAGCAACAATTGATCTTCATCACCAAGGACCACATGGACAGCATCGTTCGCGCCCTGATCGGCGAGTCTCCCTCCGGCCCGAATACCGGCTATACCGGAGATCTTCTGGACTGGCCGGAGCTGTTTAACTGGGTGTGCCGTGATGACGGGGATAATATGGTCGATTGCGAAGATGATATTGCTGTCAGTGGGACCGGGAAATGGGAGCTACAATGGGATGATCCGGATAATCCCAATGAAATCGAACTGTTCAAATACGGGCAGCCTCGAGGGCTTTGGGAGCGGGGCGAGTTGGAAGCCAGCCGGCTCGGCGTGGGCTGGCGGCACGCCTACCTTGAAGCGCCGGACGGGACTTTTGAGAGCGAAGAACTCAAGGACGCTTGGGACAGGCCGTATCGTTTTTTCAAGGTTCTGGAGGATATCGACGGCAACGACGTGGAGCAGTTCATGATTCTTTCCGGCGGGGAATCAGGGAATTATTATTTTCCCGCGCCGGATGGTCATGTTGATGACGACAGGACAGCGGAATTCGCTTTGGAAGATTATGATCCAAAGAACGAGGAAAACGAAGACAACATCGTGCGCATCGTCCGGCGCAATGAATGGCTGCCGGGTTTTTTGGATGTGACGCTGGCTACCGCGAGAGACGACTGCGATGCAATCAAATGCATGATGTACGGGGTGTTGCCTGATCAACCCGGCCCTGATTCTTTCGAGATGATCGATGATCTGTGCGTGTTCAAGGCCAAGTATGGCGACAACGACGGCGATAAGCAGATCGTCACCGGCGGCAGATATCTGGTTTGCTGGGAAGACGGAGGTGATGAGCCGAGTCCGGGCGTTAGCGCATGGTGGAAGATTTTCAGTACCTACGGCCATCCGGCAAAGAATGTGAACGTCAACTTGAACGCTTCAGACTTTCAGACTTTCCCCGACCCCGAAGCAGACGAATAAACTGAATACCCCAGCCAACTTTCGAACCAACAAAAGCACGTCCCTCCATGCCTCGAATTTCCCTCTCCAAAATCGTCCGTCCGAATTTCTCCAAACTCCTGTCCCGTCTGCCCATGCCCGGCTCCTTGTGTCTGGGCGTAGAGTATGTGGAGGATGAGGTTCGGGCGGCTCTGGTTCGGGCCAAGGGTCGGGAGCGGGAGATCATGGAGTTTGTTGCGGTCAAGGCACCGGAAGCCGAGGACGATCTGCCGGGCATCGCCCAACTCCAGGAAATCCGCAACCGCCTGAATTGCAAACAGAACATCCAGACCGTGTTCGTCACGCCCCTGGCCCGGTTGGTGGTCCTGCCCATGAATCGGGAGCGGGTTCTGAGCATGCGCAGCCATTTGCTGGCCGAGGCCGTGAAGTGGGAGGCCGAGACGTATACCGGCGTTCCCGGGCATCTGTCCCTGGCCGGGGTGGAGGTGGAGAAACCCCGGGATGAGCCGGGGCAAATCCGGGAAGAGCTTGAAGAGATCATGGTCCATGTGGCCGTGCTGGAACAGAACATTTACCGGGCTGCCAGGGAGCGTTTCCGGATGGCCGGGTTGAAGCTGGCCCGTGTTTATCCCGGCGAGGTCTGCTTTCATGTGCCCTTGTTGTATCAGCACGAAGAATCCGACCGGGGCGTACTGGAAATCGGCGCGGCCTCCTCGGGGTTCGCTCTGCTGCGCGGCGGTTCGACCCTGGCCATCAACGCCATGAACGTTACGGCGGAGATGATCCGGGCGCACTTGGACGGGCGGACCATGACGGACCTGGAAGACAGCTTGCGCTTCAATTTCGGACAGGCGCCGGGGCCGCTGCCCGTGGCTCTGACCGGGGTCGGGGCCATGGATCATCGCATTGTGGCTTTTCTGCGAACCCTGTCACCCACCGGAGTCGAACCGGTCCGGCTGCAACGCACCTCGGGCCTGACCACGGCGGGCTCGGAAGAAGGGCCGATGTTCGCCACAGCTGCGGGCGCGGCCATGCGTGAGCTGGGCGGCAAGGGCATGCAGGCCATCGGCATTTCCGACGCCGTGCCTCCGGCGGTACGCATCCGGCAGAGCATCTACCTGATGCCCCTGGCCGCGGCCTCGTTTCTGTTCGTGGTTCTGCTGGGGCACAATCTGCTGATGCGCTATCAGGAAAGTGATCTGTCGGAGCAGCGCCGAGACATCGAGGCCCAGCTTTCCGAGCGCAAGAAGGTGCACGACGAGGTGAAGCGTCTGGAAGGCGATATCCAGAAAGTTGATGAGCGGACCAGGGACTTGCGGAGGCAGATGGCCTATATCAAGGATGAATGGGACAAGCCCCTGCAAGCCAGGATCGACATGTACGACGCCCTGATCCGAAACATGCCGCCGACAGTAGCCCTGATCGGCATTCGACATGATCAGCGAAATCCGAATATCTATGTTGTCAGTGGTGAAGCCGTGTCGCCCTCGGCGATACTCGATTTCGCCCTGCGATTACGGGAGGAAGGGGGGCTGTCCGTGGACGTGCAACGTCTGGAGCCGCAACAACAGGTACGCGGCAAGGGCTCCGCGTCCCATCGGTTCGTGATGCACCTGGAGGTGGGAAGTGGCCCGAAAGCTGACCAAACTTGAAAAATTCGGCCTGATCGCCGCGGTGATCACGGGCATGCTGTTCTTCTACCTCAAGCATGTCTACGACCCTCAGCAACGATCTCTGGTTCGGGCCAGAGAGCAGTTGAACCGAAGCATCTCCCAATTTAACGAGATGCAGGCCGCGGAGCCACCGTTCCAGTTGCGGCGACGCCTGGAAACCCAACGGGAGGCCCTGGCGGAACTGGAGCGTGAACTGAAGGAATTGGACATACGCGTCGGCGACGAGGAAGCTCTGATCCGCGCCCAACACTGGGCGTATCAAGAGATGGAGCGCCGGAATCTGCGCGTGCTGAACGTGGTCCCTCGCGGCGTTGAAAAGAAACATCTCGAATGGCGGATATTCAGGATCACGGCTGAGGGCGATTTCAGAAGTCTCGTGAGTATGCTTCGAGAACTTCGCACCAACAACACTCCGATGCTCGTGGAACAGGTCAGTATTTCCAGGGATGACAAGCCCTGGTTGTTGAGGATCGTCATGGACTTGTGGATCATGGGATAGCCGTCGCTGAAAGAAATCTCAATTTTCACGGAGTCGCGGTTCGGATTTGATGAGTGGGTAAACAATCTGAGATAACGGGAATCATGATCATGTTTGTTTTGAAGCGTTCCATATTCAAAGCCGGCTTGGCCGGCATTTTCGTCTTTTGCGTGATGTGCTGCTGGACTGCTCCGGCATCGGCACGGGAGCCGTTTTTCAGCCCCATGCCGCCCCTGGAAGCTTACGACTTTCCAA is drawn from Desulfonatronum sp. SC1 and contains these coding sequences:
- a CDS encoding type II secretion system protein, whose product is MTGLRKRYRRGEQGFTLLEILVVVAIMGFLVAMVAPRFAGVTEGTVQVVGDTSKSRGDQMISAFYEQKSRYPSGLVNLVMTDGDTLADARYQIPYVDNEDPGDGPEVLRFNHNNNHKFMIHILNDDEARELRNLGVSRMYNLNQYGEVLGSSWDGNPVQAGDTVGRRADADHTERTYNWNNVVVVAENDKRPHMEAVVPREGVGVAMSIVGFEADDATEFLYVGAPRPPSAPRADSFGRIVFGLGPETELVTSGMASNAGRTPVATTTENYTWDGYYILMPRLTATSERLKAATFTNIVDANSARNLPTNFNDPANPNRGQIVAVGYPAGTNLTAGEIVNGAGVIQDGVAQYAKRVVDLLEPHATWDFASMPTEQDLRWSLVFNVSELP
- a CDS encoding type II secretion system protein, with translation MLKRKMNRKQGQQGFTLLEILVVVAIMGFLVAMVAPRFAGITDGTIDVVCDTNQQRMISALSAYSEQKGRLPGGMVNLVDESDGEYFRPTHTGELEYPDEGTATFFEEFFERNLFQVHILDAAEVSELRAMGIGSVYNLNAYNYDGIDFDEYDQMDAAIAVDDRESTLRRVSVAEGLGVLMVGMGAEDATSDVEGPGVLTTAGVLNSDYDEWGNPDWLGRIMLGIGPDSDLIKEGMISAAGLCPGGINKDDVHWNNYNVLLPRLEATVDRYEDGMMTYLFAKANGGSIREFNLKEAQPGYMFITQCPEGHRFATAEEFEEWAIYAAADDTEAARTAAETALEEFFED
- a CDS encoding type II secretion system protein; protein product: MKRQSGFTLLEVLIVIGIMGLIAAMVSPRFGGIRDAAGVVIRDNNQQRMTAAVASYWEDHEVFPSGLVNLVYEDGGPDEYDRSARYKMPTHEGNLVHEGKVTFDEDFFTRLNLRVHILNEDEARELRRMGIMTLYNLNSYDYHGVDEGVVTPIVEGDREDRMRQVGRGVNDDDPRIRADLGVLMVGLGWDTSVGPASWIGPATTEASIRTTGWTHPDSIGRIILGLGPETELINKDIISSAGLCPDGLRNDRTTWNHYSLLLPRLQATVDRMNATSSLDHLKMITARPANGPVREFNLLTVQPRYRFNIYSPSGLLGNDPENNLTWEIIDPATET
- a CDS encoding type II secretion system protein; translated protein: MNQEHGVNAKSGFTFLEILIVIGIMGLVAAMIWPMRETLGDSQRERVTNNKMDSIVEAILGHEHLKDPYDMGRTIGGYVGDMGDWPKLFEPGGNGGVGGKRGEFVDDRFQWLRPFGEVSDMAKESLGQPRGLWTRYVTDESDEHALPKDDWKGPYLTPPVTRNPALGSNYAKNPDEYELLDETDRGYFHLLQGREQLTDGWNRAFRFFITDGGETFCIVSMGQQGFGYEPGYEQNCDEDSPENQGKIIRALHKSDWEAVVAARALRSTSKQQLIFITKDHMDSIVRALIGESPSGPNTGYTGDLLDWPELFNWVCRDDGDNMVDCEDDIAVSGTGKWELQWDDPDNPNEIELFKYGQPRGLWERGELEASRLGVGWRHAYLEAPDGTFESEELKDAWDRPYRFFKVLEDIDGNDVEQFMILSGGESGNYYFPAPDGHVDDDRTAEFALEDYDPKNEENEDNIVRIVRRNEWLPGFLDVTLATARDDCDAIKCMMYGVLPDQPGPDSFEMIDDLCVFKAKYGDNDGDKQIVTGGRYLVCWEDGGDEPSPGVSAWWKIFSTYGHPAKNVNVNLNASDFQTFPDPEADE